From Etheostoma cragini isolate CJK2018 chromosome 3, CSU_Ecrag_1.0, whole genome shotgun sequence:
acctacacatttccatttcactccattatagacaggataccagctgatctgagtgggtggctgatctttaatgcaatatctacatttcccattatcagcaaccattcatccaatgttccaaatgctcattttgtttactaatcggatattatttaaaaaaactaactaagaaaacattaaacaacccttttgcaattatgtaagctcataatgtaatctggaaactgctgccctggttaaaaaaaacaaggcaactgatctcagctgggattctgtctataatgaagtccaatggaaatttgtgagtgaccctaaacttttgaccggtagtgtatatatatatatatatatatattctgttgTATAATGGCTACAGTGAGCTTTAAGTGAAGGGACAGTCAAGTAAAGCTTTTCAGAGGCTGTCTTAGTCAGACAAGGAAATTACAATGTAGTAAAAATAGGAATAAGGACCGTCATGACCGTTTTATGTCATGTGAAAGCCATGTAAGCCAACACTGTGCCTCTTTCAGTCAAAGATTAGAAGGTCGTGTCAAGCTATCACAGTGCTGACATTATCCGCCATACACCTCCATTAATGTTAATTTTGCTCTAATCCACTAAGGAGGTTTTCCCATACTACTGGTTCCACATGTTCCCTATGTTAGCCATGTTGTCAAGTTGacctgaaaaacaaattactaGTCTTGTACACTGCAAATACTGTTTGGCGTTCTGAGTGGCTGGTCAGTGTGATTGTTGGGGACAATGTGTTTGTAgcatttttctttcagtgtttttttaggcCAGGTGAATATAACTTTAACATCCATGTCCACGTGTCTTACCTGAATTTGTAGTCGGTGTATCTCATCTGATGGGCTCTCAGTTTGGATACAAGAATCTGGATGATGCGAATAAAGATGAAGAAGTTCACCTGAGGTGATACAAACAGGGTTATTTATATCCTCAGCGATTGTGTTTCAAATGAGATTACAGTTCAGATTCCAGTTTCAAATCTAAATAATTCAGGCTATCCTTGATTGAAAGTCTATAGCTTATGTTGACAACTTTTACCACTCTACTGCCCCACCCAGTCATCATCACTCTGTACAACAGTCCAGGCTGGAAGCTACTATTGTGAGTCACCCATGAATCGAAATCACTGACTGACttctaaaagtaaaatataacgTCAGCATGTCCTAGCTCAttgcatgtacatgtacatatgtatgtgtgtgtgtgtgtgtgtacattaccAGAATGGCGATCAGGATGGGAGTGCGGATTATCCACCAGTGCGCCATTTTCTCGTTTACCTCCCAACACCTACcagcacaaaaataaaagcaataataCACAACAAGATATCCtagcatgaaaatgtcactttatgaggttttttaacattaatatgagttcccccagcgtgcctgtggtcccccagtgcCTAAAATGGCagtaggtgtaaaccaagccctgggtcttgagaaaataaaagctcagatgggccgatctggaatcttgctccttatgaggtcacaaggggcaatattccagatcggctacctcccctttctctgctttgccctcccagagaatttggcccacccatgagagagagataatggCTTTTAAaggagcaaagtggcagttggtcaaggccacacccccagcctctgCCTTGCACCTTCCACATTATTCTTCACTCCCCtatctctgctttgcccgcccagagaatttggcccacccattaGAGAGttagacatcatggctttcaaacaagcaaagtgacggttggtcaaggccacacctccACCCTCTACCTTCTTCAAAATCTATTGAAGAGACGAAGATAAAAATGACTTACCTTGTGTTTTCAAACAGGTAACGTACAATAATCCAAGGAACCACAAAGAACACTGGGGTGcctgacacaaaacacacatacttaaGTAGAGTTTACAACCCAAAAGCAGATGTAGTTAATCATATTGGATATTACACACATGTGTGATCACCGAGCAACTCTTCACCTTTTACTATTTTTCATTTCCactgtgttgtgtctgtgtctgtgtgtgtgtgtgtgtgtgtgtgtgtgtgtgtgtgtgtgtgtgactactTCTGTATCATTACCCCAGCCAATGAGAAGGTATCCACAGAAGTAGCGGTTTTCGGAGAATACCATCATCCCCAGCAGGTTGTGGAGATACAGGCCTTCCACCAGCAGCCAGTAGTAGTTGGCGCCCACACAGTACTGCATCAGCACCTGAGCCACGCGGCAGCCAGACACTGCCTGGCGGGTGATGGGGTTGTTTTTAAGTTTCAGGTCAAGTCTTAAGAGAGCCAACTGTCAGTAAACCAACAGTTTTGACATCAACTATCACTTCAGGTTTCTAACTGAACCATTGTCAATTATTGCTAGGTGATAAACGTGTACAATGTTAATAATTACTTAGTATTATCAGACTTGTATGATGGATAGAATGTCCAAACTCACGGTCAAGGTGAAGGCTAGTGGTTGAAAACTGCTCTTTGATGCAATGGAAGCTGTGTTCTCTAATCCAAATTTAGACATCCctgaaaaaatccctttttcctactctctctcctctgttctcttgctctttgtgtgtgtgtgtgtgtgtgtgtgtgtctcccaaCCTGATCCCTTAGCACTTCCAAGATGTCCCTGTTGTCTCTGAACTCCGGAGTGTCTCTGCTAAGCAGAGCATCTCTGCTCAGGATGGAAACTGCTCGCAGAATGAACGATGCAAACAGGTTGGTGTGGATGTAGTTTCTGGTGCAGTGCAGCTTCCTGCAGACATCCCACATGTCACGGTGACgtttaaaacatcacaatgtTTTACGCACAGTCAGACTGTTAAAGGTGTGGCACACGCaagaagtgtttaaaaaaaaaagtgtgaaagttCAGCACTCCCTTCCTTCTATTTGATGATAGAGGGCAGGGAGGAACCTAAAAAATGTACTTTCTATAGGCCAAACTGAggtctgcttttttattttttttattcttttatgttACTGTAAGTGCTAGTTGCTGTGATATTTCTTTGCATCAGTTCACTTTTCACAACAAACAATTAATTGTCAAAATGCCTATGAACAGCATCAGACATATGACAAAGTTTGATGCAAAACGAAATAAACAATTAAGGATAAACTACAATAATGACAAATCATAGAAGCCTTAAACAGCAACTACATGATAAGATGCTTTAAAACTGTACACAAACATTTCGGCTGTGTTACATAATGTGTTACAGTACataaaagagataaaaataaTGAACCAAAAATGGGctcaaaataaagacataacGAGACAAGAATATTCAAAagcaaaaaactaatttcagaGATGTTGAGATGTCTACCTGAAGAACAGCAGAATAATCAGAGCCAGTGAGAGACTGGCCAGACTAACACAGTAACCCACTGTGTATATGACTCTGAAGGAGGCCAAGATCAGCATCTGCTTCTTCTGTACAGAATACAAGAGTGGGTTAACACTGAGGacgtgttagtgtgtgtgtgtgtgtgtgtgtgtgtgtgtgtgtgtgtgtgtgtgtgtgtgtgtgtgtgtgtgtgtgtgtgtgtgtgtacctgagctTCCTGTTGGCTGTTGTCAGTGTTGCACTGAGAAGGATCCCTCCAGGTGTGGCTGGAGTTGCTGGTTGTCCACTGACCATCAGGACCACATTCCCGCAACACGAAGCCATTACGCACTACACAGACACACGGCAGCAGATAAACCCATAGCCTTGACCACATACaataggtttgtgtgtgtgtgtgtctgtgtgtgtgtattcctaCCTTGGTTGTACCAGGGCAGGTACCAGGGGCAGGGCACTTTGACCGTAGAATTGGGTTTCCCATCTGACCAGCAGGCGTACATGTCAAACATGCGACCACAAAACACTCCtgaggagaggaggggacagGAGGTTTCTTGccccttttttaatgtgtattataaaggtgtgtgtgttgttttcaattaatttctaaaaatgtgCATGTTACCTTTGGGTCGGGGTTCTGTACTCATCTGGAGCAGACATTCCTTCCTGTAGCGGTTCCATTCCTCAATTGTATCCTTCACAGTCCTCCCtgacacacacttcacacatacaaacaagaAACCCACACTTTAAGTAAATATGGGTCAATGCTTTATTCGGAGGAATTTGCACTTCaattatattttcttatttgcACTGAGAtttagtctgtttttgttttgtacttttcaTCTGCCTAGACACATACCAGAGTCCcgtgaaggaggaagaggatgaggaatgTGTCAGAGGCCTTCATCACTCAGAGGTGTGCCAAGGTGGCCGCCGGGAGATCATCTCAGAGCTTCACCAGACTCCACAACGTCACCGAGGGGTCATCCGACGTCCTAGAAAAGAAAACTTTATATTCAAGCCAGCTAGACTCCAGCCAACGATGTGGCTGTAGGGTAGACACGTTATAATCATTCAGGTAACGGTTGTCTTcactgaggcctcctcccagctggact
This genomic window contains:
- the gipr gene encoding glucagon receptor; this translates as MKASDTFLILFLLHGTLCVSGRTVKDTIEEWNRYRKECLLQMSTEPRPKGVFCGRMFDMYACWSDGKPNSTVKVPCPWYLPWYNQVRNGFVLRECGPDGQWTTSNSSHTWRDPSQCNTDNSQQEAQKKQMLILASFRVIYTVGYCVSLASLSLALIILLFFRKLHCTRNYIHTNLFASFILRAVSILSRDALLSRDTPEFRDNRDILEVLRDQAVSGCRVAQVLMQYCVGANYYWLLVEGLYLHNLLGMMVFSENRYFCGYLLIGWGTPVFFVVPWIIVRYLFENTRCWEVNEKMAHWWIIRTPILIAILVNFFIFIRIIQILVSKLRAHQMRYTDYKFRLAKSTLTLIPLLGIHEVVFAVLTEEHTDGVLRNVNLFFQLFFNSFQGLFVAILYCFINKEVQAEIKKKWQRWKLGMTDLDDQRNTGSNTPQVVASVPPCSQCPHPSPGHSLAHCQEDSCLSAPPCPSASPHPQLPLPHPYTQDQLGARELKTYSYVPANTQGEGSGGNEESYC